One genomic segment of Sphingorhabdus sp. M41 includes these proteins:
- a CDS encoding L,D-transpeptidase family protein produces MRILIAILGGFLLSTSAAAQPEGQADFRTESHLIWTEAQIQQLQQLVDARASEGLENCSISDFSQPNSASDPYRRSRLASVAADELMRAYLEGCSPASARAKWHISSDDRYIDTQQLLLKALVRNDLTGYFDALRPRNPHYQALRAAYRTETDAEKRATLAVNMERWRWMRLAMGVKYLLVNAASFEVTLWEDDTKIKSWPVIVGKTKSPTPIFEATVSGVVLNPWWEIPTSIVAEGIGSMVRNNPAAARRKGYVVQNGRYRQRPGPGNALGQMKLVMPNPYSVYLHDTPNKNLFAETVRTFSHGCIRVGGAIDLDKTLLEGSVTAEQIDEILASRKTTKLSLSKPIPIYVAYFTAEGADDGTIRYYPDVYKRDHLELAQQDEPRTDCAA; encoded by the coding sequence ATGAGAATATTGATAGCAATTTTGGGCGGATTTCTGCTCTCCACCTCTGCCGCAGCGCAACCGGAAGGCCAGGCAGACTTTCGCACAGAGAGCCATTTGATCTGGACCGAAGCGCAAATCCAACAATTGCAACAACTAGTGGATGCGCGCGCCTCCGAGGGGCTGGAAAACTGTAGCATCAGCGACTTCAGCCAGCCCAATTCCGCCAGCGATCCCTATCGGCGATCACGGCTCGCCTCGGTCGCTGCGGATGAATTGATGCGGGCCTATCTCGAGGGATGCTCGCCAGCGTCAGCGCGGGCGAAATGGCATATCAGCAGCGATGATCGCTACATCGATACGCAGCAATTGCTGCTCAAGGCTCTGGTTCGCAATGACCTCACTGGCTATTTCGATGCGCTCCGACCACGCAACCCACACTATCAGGCGCTACGTGCTGCTTATCGCACAGAAACTGATGCGGAAAAACGGGCAACATTAGCGGTAAATATGGAACGTTGGCGCTGGATGCGACTGGCCATGGGGGTAAAATATTTGCTGGTGAATGCCGCCAGCTTCGAGGTGACTCTGTGGGAAGATGACACGAAAATCAAAAGCTGGCCGGTTATCGTAGGCAAGACCAAGTCTCCCACGCCGATTTTTGAAGCCACGGTCAGTGGCGTGGTCCTCAACCCCTGGTGGGAAATCCCGACTTCAATCGTCGCGGAAGGCATTGGTTCCATGGTGCGCAATAACCCGGCGGCGGCGCGGCGGAAGGGCTATGTCGTCCAAAATGGCCGCTATCGCCAGCGTCCCGGTCCCGGCAATGCGCTCGGGCAGATGAAGCTGGTGATGCCGAACCCCTATAGTGTCTACCTGCATGACACGCCGAACAAGAATCTGTTTGCCGAAACGGTACGCACCTTCAGCCACGGTTGTATCCGGGTCGGCGGCGCGATCGATCTGGACAAGACATTGCTCGAGGGATCGGTGACCGCAGAGCAGATTGACGAAATATTGGCCAGCCGGAAAACCACGAAATTGTCGCTCAGCAAGCCGATCCCGATCTATGTTGCCTATTTTACGGCAGAGGGGGCGGATGACGGTACGATCCGCTATTACCCCGACGTCTATAAACGGGATCATCTGGAACTGGCGCAGCAGGATGAGCCCCGTACTGACTGTGCCGCCTAG
- a CDS encoding ABC transporter ATP-binding protein, with protein MDPSPTVQQSDHDSDALYSIRGLTKVYGEGPSAVHALRGVDLELPKSAMVVLLGASGSGKSTFLNIIGGLDDATAGQVFFEGTELTALGPSQLTEYRRNSVSFVFQFYNLVASLTARENVALITEIAENPMTPQEALEMVGLGNRLDHFPSQLSGGEQQRVAIARAIAKRPKVMLCDEPTGALDSQTGVKVLEALDLVNRELGTTTLLITHNVVIADMADRLLRFADGTLVEDRANPDRVAPAELKW; from the coding sequence ATGGACCCCTCGCCCACCGTCCAGCAATCTGATCATGACAGCGACGCCCTCTATTCTATTCGGGGGCTGACAAAAGTTTACGGTGAAGGCCCGTCGGCGGTCCATGCGCTGCGCGGCGTCGATCTGGAACTGCCGAAATCAGCAATGGTTGTGCTGCTCGGCGCCAGCGGATCCGGAAAATCCACCTTTCTCAACATCATCGGCGGACTCGATGATGCTACTGCCGGTCAGGTGTTTTTTGAAGGCACGGAACTCACGGCATTGGGACCATCCCAGCTGACCGAATATCGGCGCAATTCGGTCAGCTTCGTGTTCCAGTTCTACAATCTCGTAGCATCCCTGACAGCGCGGGAAAATGTCGCGCTGATCACTGAAATCGCTGAGAATCCGATGACACCGCAGGAAGCGCTGGAAATGGTCGGTCTGGGCAATCGTCTCGACCATTTCCCGTCCCAATTGTCGGGCGGCGAGCAGCAGCGGGTGGCTATTGCCCGCGCCATCGCCAAGCGGCCCAAGGTGATGCTGTGCGACGAACCCACCGGCGCGCTCGACAGCCAGACGGGCGTAAAAGTGCTGGAGGCGCTGGATCTGGTCAATCGGGAACTGGGCACGACGACGCTGCTGATCACCCATAATGTCGTTATTGCCGATATGGCTGACCGGTTGCTGCGCTTTGCCGACGGTACGCTGGTCGAGGATCGCGCAAATCCGGACCGTGTCGCACCGGCAGAACTCAAATGGTAG
- a CDS encoding host attachment protein, protein MLVRKDSKIIAVDGSRMAMFKNVGEAFAPVLELVEEHKNPSLRTSEIGTDKPGRSFQSKSPRRGAHELTDFQQQEEDRFVTDVAQRIEKIVAETKAGVVLVAAPRALGVIRKHLNAQTSAQLLAEIPKDFGSDEAEPLAKMLAKHEA, encoded by the coding sequence ATGCTGGTGCGCAAGGATAGCAAGATAATCGCGGTTGACGGTTCCCGCATGGCGATGTTCAAAAATGTCGGAGAAGCCTTTGCACCGGTACTGGAACTGGTCGAAGAGCATAAAAACCCGTCGCTGCGTACATCGGAGATCGGGACCGACAAACCGGGACGGAGCTTTCAAAGCAAGTCTCCACGCCGCGGAGCGCATGAACTGACCGATTTCCAGCAGCAGGAAGAGGACCGTTTCGTGACTGACGTCGCCCAGAGAATCGAGAAAATCGTGGCGGAGACGAAAGCGGGCGTCGTGCTGGTCGCCGCGCCCCGTGCACTGGGCGTTATCCGGAAGCATCTGAACGCGCAAACGAGCGCGCAATTGCTTGCCGAAATTCCGAAAGACTTTGGATCGGACGAAGCCGAACCGCTCGCAAAAATGCTTGCCAAACATGAAGCCTGA
- a CDS encoding murein L,D-transpeptidase catalytic domain family protein: protein MKRRNFITAGLLGITGVAYGLGSRSQAASKIAAPLPARPKITPPAGPLTLIDRAKAAMATHESSLLHKDRIGIADYSLHSAKERFHIVDLTNGTTQSFLVAHGKGSDLRHTGWLQEFSNVPGSEASSGGSYMTTETYVGKHGTSRRLKGLDPSNNMAEPRAIVIHGAWYAEPEMVTSHGKLGRSQGCFAFSESDLPVILERLGPGRLLYADKL from the coding sequence ATGAAAAGAAGAAATTTTATCACCGCAGGTCTGTTGGGTATTACCGGCGTCGCTTATGGTCTTGGCTCCCGGTCACAGGCTGCCAGCAAGATCGCTGCGCCTTTACCGGCACGACCAAAGATCACGCCACCGGCAGGTCCTCTCACTTTGATTGACCGAGCCAAGGCAGCCATGGCGACCCATGAATCATCCTTGCTGCACAAAGACAGAATCGGAATTGCAGACTATTCGCTGCATTCCGCCAAGGAGCGTTTCCATATAGTCGACCTGACGAACGGAACGACCCAATCGTTTCTGGTTGCCCATGGCAAGGGTTCCGATCTCCGGCATACCGGCTGGCTGCAGGAATTTTCCAATGTGCCGGGATCCGAAGCCTCTTCCGGCGGCAGCTATATGACCACCGAGACTTATGTCGGCAAGCATGGCACTTCCCGGCGTCTGAAGGGCCTCGACCCCAGCAACAACATGGCCGAGCCGCGCGCGATCGTGATCCACGGCGCCTGGTATGCAGAGCCGGAAATGGTGACATCTCACGGGAAATTGGGCCGCAGCCAGGGCTGTTTTGCCTTTTCCGAAAGCGATCTGCCGGTCATATTGGAACGTCTGGGCCCCGGCCGCCTGCTCTATGCCGACAAGCTATAG